The Impatiens glandulifera chromosome 8, dImpGla2.1, whole genome shotgun sequence genome includes a window with the following:
- the LOC124912017 gene encoding peptidyl-prolyl cis-trans isomerase-like, translated as MTNPKVFFDMQIGDTPAGRIIMELYADTTPRTAENFRALCTGEKGVGNSGKPLNYKGSVFHRVIPGFMCQGGDFTAGNGTGGESIYGSKFADENFVKKHTGPGVLSMANAGPGTNGSQFFICTAKTEWLDGKHVVFGQIVEGLDVVKAVEKVGSSSGKTSKVVTIADCGQL; from the coding sequence ATGACAAACCCTAAAGTCTTCTTCGACATGCAGATCGGCGACACTCCGGCCGGTCGAATCATTATGGAGCTTTACGCCGACACCACTCCCCGTACAGCCGAGAATTTTCGTGCACTCTGTACAGGAGAGAAAGGTGTAGGTAATTCCGGTAAGCCATTGAATTATAAGGGATCTGTTTTCCACCGGGTGATACCTGGATTCATGTGTCAAGGAGGAGATTTTACTGCTGGTAATGGTACTGGTGGTGAATCAATCTATGGTTCTAAATTTGCTGATGAAAATTTTGTTAAGAAACACACTGGTCCTGGAGTTCTGTCAATGGCGAATGCTGGACCGGGAACAAATGGATCTCAGTTCTTTATTTGTACGGCGAAGACGGAATGGCTTGATGGGAAACATGTTGTGTTTGGGCAAATTGTGGAGGGGTTGGATGTTGTTAAGGCGGTGGAGAAGGTTGGTTCGAGCTCTGGGAAAACGTCGAAGGTCGTGACAATCGCCGATTGTGGCCAGCTTTga